One Cellulomonas soli DNA window includes the following coding sequences:
- a CDS encoding ABC transporter ATP-binding protein: MPPVDVPPPALELRGLWKRFGTKIAVAGVDLVVPAGSFYGLVGPNGAGKTTSLSMATGLLTPDFGTVLVHGRDLWADPGAVKGMLGVLPDGVRLFDRLTGAQLITYAGLLQGLDRDTVAARTHDLLGALDLRADADTLVVDYSAGMTKKIALACALVHAPRLLVLDEPFEAVDPVSAANIRDILAGYVGSGGSVIVSSHVMDLVQRMCDHVAVIAAGQVLAAGTVDAVRGDASLEDRFVELVGGRVGGEGLAWLRTSSV; this comes from the coding sequence GTGCCCCCCGTCGACGTGCCCCCGCCTGCCCTCGAGCTGCGTGGACTGTGGAAGCGGTTCGGCACCAAGATCGCGGTCGCCGGCGTCGACCTCGTCGTCCCGGCCGGATCGTTCTACGGCCTCGTCGGGCCCAACGGCGCCGGCAAGACGACGAGCCTGTCGATGGCCACCGGACTGCTCACCCCCGACTTCGGCACGGTGCTGGTGCACGGGCGGGACCTGTGGGCCGATCCCGGCGCCGTCAAGGGCATGCTCGGTGTGCTGCCCGACGGCGTGCGCCTGTTCGACCGGCTCACGGGCGCCCAGCTGATCACGTACGCGGGGCTGCTGCAGGGTCTCGACCGCGACACCGTGGCCGCCCGCACGCACGACCTGCTCGGCGCGCTCGACCTGCGGGCCGACGCCGACACGCTCGTGGTCGACTACTCGGCGGGCATGACGAAGAAGATCGCGCTGGCCTGCGCGCTCGTGCACGCCCCCCGGCTGCTCGTGCTCGACGAGCCGTTCGAGGCGGTCGACCCGGTCTCGGCGGCGAACATCCGCGACATCCTGGCCGGGTACGTCGGCTCGGGCGGCAGCGTGATCGTGTCCTCGCACGTCATGGACCTCGTGCAGCGCATGTGCGACCACGTCGCAGTGATCGCGGCCGGCCAGGTGCTCGCCGCCGGCACGGTCGACGCGGTGCGGGGGGACGCGAGCCTGGAGGACCGGTTCGTCGAGCTCGTCGGCGGGCGGGTCGGCGGGGAAGGGCTCGCGTGGTTGCGCACCTCGTCCGTCTGA